In a genomic window of Paracoccaceae bacterium:
- a CDS encoding EAL domain-containing protein: MIRSSFRDYLRPFAIAFLVIGASALAISQWKDDLVDRTLLGHAESSAVTWRAEFIRSVPEIEGLFTREDVAEQQRSAVEASMAGSDIFRFEAFNPAGALTFVSDRAFFEVEDASQFNATAAQVAVSGETIVVVKDGSENRYRPDHYVAAYMPVNSDAGDNVGVFEVYVDATGLANALRQKFSILSLLLVSATAAIYLVPSLMLIRRNKELRERDRELLKLSERDSLTGLLNRGAFNEQLNSLFKSIKDTRADIGLLFVDIDQFKETNDTYGHAIGDKLLQGIAKILVEATRDKDIVARLGGDEFVIVCPDIDLDDLSAIGARLIDMTDRPLRCGDQEIGTGLSIGAHLSAEGESERWAMHRADLALYWAKVNGRGQVALYSDKIEKREIRRRSVEADVRAGLDKGRFFLEFQPIYDNATRVVGFEALLRLRTRDGDLISPEEFIPIAENIGLIGDLGRWVLMAATQAATAWPAPLFVAVNISANQFQTETLNKDLAAALDASGLDGTRVCLELTEQVLLDEQNSVTDQLAALRGLGVQIAIDDFGTGYSSLSYLWRYDFQHLKIDKSFFEAYSFDKARYGRVIEMIISLGHQLDMSVTVEGIETQEQFDFIRSTPCDCLQGFLLSRPVSEMHARVLSGKATAA, encoded by the coding sequence ATGATCCGTTCATCTTTTCGGGATTACCTACGCCCCTTCGCAATAGCATTTCTTGTGATCGGAGCTTCGGCGCTTGCGATCTCCCAGTGGAAAGACGATTTGGTGGACCGTACTCTGTTAGGGCACGCGGAAAGCTCAGCGGTGACCTGGCGCGCTGAATTCATTCGTTCCGTGCCCGAGATTGAAGGGCTTTTCACGAGAGAGGATGTGGCTGAGCAGCAGCGCAGTGCAGTTGAGGCCTCCATGGCCGGGTCAGATATTTTCCGTTTCGAAGCATTTAATCCCGCCGGGGCCCTGACGTTCGTGTCTGATCGAGCGTTCTTCGAGGTCGAGGATGCTTCTCAATTCAACGCAACGGCCGCACAGGTGGCGGTGAGCGGCGAGACGATCGTCGTGGTGAAGGATGGGTCCGAAAACCGGTACCGCCCGGACCATTATGTCGCAGCCTACATGCCTGTGAACAGTGATGCGGGAGACAATGTAGGTGTATTTGAAGTTTACGTGGATGCCACTGGTCTTGCAAATGCACTGCGCCAAAAATTCTCTATTCTCAGTCTGTTGCTGGTCTCCGCAACCGCTGCCATCTATCTCGTGCCCAGTCTGATGCTCATCCGGCGGAACAAAGAACTCCGGGAACGGGATCGCGAACTCCTCAAGTTGTCTGAACGTGACTCCCTGACCGGGTTGTTGAACCGCGGTGCATTTAACGAGCAGCTGAATTCCCTATTCAAGTCAATCAAAGACACGCGCGCGGATATCGGCCTGCTGTTTGTTGATATCGACCAATTCAAAGAGACGAATGATACCTATGGTCACGCCATCGGCGACAAACTCCTGCAGGGCATTGCCAAGATTTTAGTCGAGGCCACACGCGATAAAGACATCGTCGCTAGGTTGGGCGGTGACGAATTTGTAATTGTCTGTCCCGATATCGACCTCGATGATCTGAGTGCAATCGGCGCGCGTCTGATAGACATGACGGATCGGCCATTACGCTGCGGGGATCAAGAGATTGGCACCGGCCTGAGCATTGGCGCACATTTGTCTGCCGAAGGAGAGAGTGAACGCTGGGCAATGCATCGGGCGGACCTTGCGCTTTATTGGGCGAAGGTGAACGGTCGCGGCCAAGTTGCGCTTTACTCCGACAAGATTGAGAAAAGGGAAATCCGGCGTCGCAGCGTTGAAGCCGATGTGAGGGCCGGGCTGGACAAAGGTCGGTTCTTTCTCGAATTCCAGCCGATCTATGATAACGCGACGCGCGTTGTCGGATTTGAAGCACTTTTGCGGTTGCGCACGCGGGATGGCGATCTGATTTCGCCAGAGGAGTTTATTCCGATTGCAGAGAACATCGGTCTGATCGGCGATCTTGGTCGTTGGGTGTTGATGGCTGCCACGCAGGCGGCCACAGCGTGGCCGGCGCCGCTCTTCGTTGCCGTTAATATATCTGCCAACCAGTTCCAAACTGAGACGCTGAACAAAGATCTTGCCGCAGCCCTCGACGCGAGCGGACTTGACGGGACGCGTGTCTGCCTGGAGTTGACCGAGCAGGTCCTGCTCGACGAACAGAATAGCGTTACCGACCAGCTTGCAGCGCTCAGGGGTTTGGGCGTGCAAATCGCAATCGATGATTTCGGCACAGGCTATTCCAGCCTCAGCTATCTTTGGCGCTACGATTTTCAGCATCTCAAGATCGATAAGTCATTTTTCGAGGCCTATTCGTTCGACAAAGCTCGGTATGGCCGCGTTATCGAGATGATCATTTCTCTCGGACATCAGCTTGACATGTCGGTTACGGTCGAAGGTATCGAAACGCAGGAACAATTTGATTTCATCCGATCCACCCCCTGCGACTGCCTGCAGGGCTTCCTGTTGAGCAGGCCGGTTTCGGAAATGCATGCCAGGGTGTTGTCGGGCAAAGCCACTGCAGCCTAA
- a CDS encoding IS3 family transposase: MIAFIKDFRGEHGVEPICRVWANRPIHCPAGHCAAMSREGTFYERLAVERDPDRASDRAKRDASLRKEIADIWAKNRSVSGARKLWHAMKREKYDVARCTVEPLMRQLGIQGVRRLPASPVPQTSAAYLLCTNGSALRGPDTKTAATGPSLVAQTPSGRRSKAPRPMTIHHPVQ; encoded by the coding sequence ATGATTGCCTTCATCAAAGACTTTCGCGGGGAGCATGGGGTCGAGCCGATCTGCCGGGTTTGGGCAAATCGCCCGATCCACTGCCCGGCAGGGCATTGCGCAGCAATGTCCCGAGAGGGGACGTTCTATGAACGCCTTGCCGTCGAGCGTGATCCTGACCGGGCTTCGGATCGTGCCAAGCGAGATGCGTCTCTGCGCAAGGAGATAGCCGACATCTGGGCAAAAAACCGGTCTGTCTCTGGCGCACGCAAACTTTGGCACGCGATGAAGCGTGAGAAGTATGATGTTGCCCGCTGCACCGTCGAGCCATTGATGCGCCAACTTGGCATTCAAGGCGTCCGGCGTCTGCCAGCCTCACCAGTCCCCCAAACAAGCGCAGCTTACCTGCTTTGTACCAACGGCTCAGCCCTTCGAGGACCAGACACCAAAACAGCCGCGACAGGACCTTCGCTGGTAGCACAAACCCCAAGCGGCAGACGATCTAAGGCGCCCCGTCCGATGACAATCCACCACCCGGTACAATGA
- a CDS encoding tyrosine-type recombinase/integrase, translating to MPLNQEPITGKLHPQNKIWPPLLRAFCREARLAGWLFPGRSRSDPISTRQFNRAFCEACDFAETGKTGSLHMLRHSFARRLLEVGTDIRVIQVLLGHV from the coding sequence GTGCCGCTAAATCAGGAACCTATCACTGGCAAGTTGCACCCACAGAATAAGATCTGGCCACCCCTGCTGCGCGCATTTTGCCGCGAGGCGCGTCTTGCGGGCTGGTTGTTCCCAGGCCGCAGTCGCAGTGACCCGATTTCGACGCGGCAGTTCAACCGCGCCTTCTGCGAGGCTTGCGACTTTGCAGAAACAGGGAAGACAGGCTCGCTCCACATGTTGCGGCACAGCTTTGCCCGCCGTCTGCTGGAAGTTGGGACGGATATCCGCGTGATCCAAGTATTGCTCGGGCACGTGTAG
- a CDS encoding glycosyl hydrolase 108 family protein has translation MEQNFDHALEHVLVHEGGFVDHPNDPGGATNKGVTLATFRRFYGAASTVSDLINITDQQLARIYQAGYWDKCHCDDLPSGVDYCVFDAAVNSGPGRSAKWLQGAVGATKDGAIGPQTLAVVAQADPDDVINDMCDARMAFLRSLRTFSVFGRGWTRRVDGVRTEALTMAGASVGQGKIDGVLPDLEFPVLRLGANGAWVTKIQEALGITAEGDFDQHTDAAVRAFQSDNGLAADGIVGRVTYRALGLAG, from the coding sequence ATGGAACAGAATTTTGATCATGCGCTGGAGCATGTCCTGGTACATGAAGGCGGCTTTGTGGACCATCCGAACGATCCGGGCGGGGCCACAAACAAGGGCGTGACCCTTGCCACATTCCGCCGTTTTTACGGCGCGGCAAGCACGGTCAGCGATCTGATCAACATCACGGACCAGCAATTGGCGCGCATCTATCAGGCCGGCTATTGGGACAAATGCCATTGCGACGACCTTCCCAGTGGCGTCGATTACTGCGTTTTTGATGCGGCAGTGAACTCCGGTCCGGGACGGTCCGCAAAATGGTTGCAAGGGGCAGTCGGGGCAACCAAGGATGGTGCCATCGGCCCACAGACCCTGGCAGTCGTGGCTCAGGCAGATCCAGATGACGTCATAAATGACATGTGCGATGCGCGAATGGCGTTTTTGCGTAGCCTGCGCACCTTTAGCGTTTTCGGCCGCGGCTGGACGCGCCGTGTCGATGGCGTGCGCACCGAAGCGCTTACGATGGCCGGTGCATCCGTGGGACAAGGCAAAATCGATGGTGTGCTCCCCGATCTGGAATTCCCGGTGCTGCGTCTTGGGGCCAATGGCGCTTGGGTGACAAAAATTCAGGAAGCGCTTGGCATCACCGCGGAAGGGGATTTTGACCAGCATACGGATGCTGCCGTGCGCGCATTTCAAAGCGACAACGGGCTCGCCGCCGATGGCATCGTGGGCCGGGTGACTTATCGCGCTCTGGGGCTCGCTGGCTAA
- a CDS encoding XdhC family protein — translation MTPAEILSTDLAEAAQELRDSDQPFAFATIVRTVGATAAKPGAKALLGADGTILHGWLGGGCTRGAVKRAAIAALQDGAPHLISVAPEELLAEKGVAAGDDIEGTTFARNGCPSKGTVDIFIEPCLPMPQLVVIGTSPVAQALTTLAPQFHWASTSVLSPQDGPDTRQKVVVIATQGQGDLDALKQALAAPRTHIAFVGSARKFATLAHKLETAGLPRSKIDAVKAPAGLNIGAVTPEEIALSILAELVSLRRCSVKSHES, via the coding sequence ATGACCCCTGCTGAAATCCTGTCAACAGATCTCGCCGAAGCAGCTCAGGAGCTGCGTGACAGCGATCAACCCTTTGCCTTTGCAACCATCGTGCGCACCGTCGGCGCGACTGCGGCAAAACCCGGGGCAAAGGCTCTGTTAGGTGCTGACGGTACAATTTTGCACGGCTGGCTTGGCGGTGGTTGCACGCGAGGGGCGGTAAAACGCGCAGCGATTGCAGCGCTGCAAGACGGCGCGCCCCATCTGATCTCAGTTGCCCCCGAAGAGCTTTTGGCCGAAAAAGGAGTTGCTGCCGGGGATGACATTGAAGGGACCACCTTTGCCCGCAACGGGTGCCCCTCAAAAGGCACCGTGGATATATTCATTGAGCCCTGCCTGCCGATGCCGCAGTTGGTGGTGATCGGCACCTCGCCCGTCGCCCAGGCGCTGACCACTCTGGCACCGCAATTCCATTGGGCAAGCACGTCGGTCTTGTCCCCTCAGGATGGCCCCGATACGCGGCAAAAAGTCGTTGTGATTGCGACGCAAGGCCAAGGTGATCTTGATGCGTTGAAACAAGCGCTGGCCGCGCCTCGAACGCATATCGCCTTTGTCGGAAGTGCCCGGAAGTTTGCGACTTTGGCGCATAAACTGGAGACTGCTGGGCTGCCACGTTCAAAGATTGACGCCGTCAAGGCGCCCGCCGGGCTGAATATCGGTGCGGTCACGCCTGAAGAAATCGCGCTGTCGATTCTGGCGGAACTGGTCAGCCTGCGCCGTTGCTCAGTGAAATCGCACGAAAGCTGA
- a CDS encoding VWA domain-containing protein, which translates to MTRVTRFAGRDPGPAARVGGFIAHLRSNGLRLGVAEADLALSALVEVNAIFPDESRRALRAVCTGCKEDAERFDALFDSYWMDAGRVKQKIIPTKSSKIDDNMHSSLEAKGQDAGTSGSATAPDDGQGDADSDGTGKLIATEVRNLARKDLRDLVRPDEIAQAEAIARRLGMALRDKRSRRRIAARKGDRLHFRKIIRHSLSTGGEPVRLLRKRRPDRTRKIVALCDVSGSMTVYSQVFLAFLAGLMRADPAADAYLFHTRLVRITEALRDKDTMRAIGRMSLMADGFGGGSKIGPSLGLFADTYAKRFVDGRSVVLILSDGYDTEAPEFMSASLAKLKKRGCKIIWLNPLKGWRDYTPVAAGMAAALPHLDLFAAANTLNDLAALDQELATL; encoded by the coding sequence ATGACGCGGGTCACGCGCTTTGCAGGACGCGACCCCGGACCAGCAGCACGGGTCGGTGGTTTTATCGCCCATCTGCGCAGCAATGGCCTGCGCCTTGGCGTGGCAGAGGCCGATTTGGCGCTGTCGGCATTGGTCGAAGTTAACGCCATTTTCCCTGATGAAAGCCGCCGTGCCTTACGCGCGGTGTGTACCGGATGCAAAGAAGACGCTGAGCGATTTGACGCCCTGTTTGACAGCTATTGGATGGACGCGGGGCGCGTGAAGCAAAAGATCATTCCGACCAAATCGAGCAAAATCGACGACAACATGCACTCATCGCTCGAAGCCAAAGGACAGGACGCGGGCACATCCGGATCGGCAACCGCGCCAGATGACGGTCAAGGCGACGCCGACAGCGACGGGACTGGCAAATTAATCGCCACCGAGGTGCGCAACCTGGCACGCAAAGATCTGCGCGATCTGGTGCGCCCTGATGAGATCGCGCAAGCAGAAGCCATTGCGCGTCGTTTGGGCATGGCCTTGCGAGATAAACGGTCGCGCCGCCGCATTGCAGCGCGCAAAGGGGACCGGCTCCATTTTCGCAAAATCATACGTCACAGCCTGTCCACTGGGGGTGAACCAGTCCGGCTGCTGCGCAAACGCCGCCCCGACCGGACCCGCAAAATAGTAGCGCTTTGCGACGTATCCGGATCGATGACTGTCTATAGCCAAGTTTTTCTGGCGTTCCTCGCGGGTCTGATGCGCGCCGATCCTGCAGCAGACGCTTACTTGTTTCACACACGTCTTGTGCGGATCACCGAAGCCTTGCGTGACAAAGACACGATGCGCGCAATCGGGCGTATGTCTTTGATGGCGGACGGATTTGGCGGTGGATCCAAAATTGGCCCCTCGCTTGGCTTGTTCGCGGATACTTACGCCAAACGGTTTGTAGATGGTCGAAGCGTGGTTTTGATCCTTTCGGATGGCTACGACACCGAAGCGCCTGAGTTCATGAGCGCGTCCCTGGCCAAGCTCAAGAAACGCGGCTGCAAGATCATCTGGCTCAACCCTCTGAAGGGATGGCGAGATTACACGCCGGTGGCCGCAGGCATGGCGGCCGCCCTGCCCCATCTTGATCTGTTTGCTGCGGCCAATACGCTGAACGATCTGGCCGCTCTGGACCAAGAGCTTGCTACGCTATGA
- a CDS encoding MoxR family ATPase, giving the protein MIWTDLQTALAGEGYVASDDLAVALHLALSLGRPLLLEGAAGVGKTEVARTLAAAKDTQLIRLQCYEGLDAAQAIYEWNYQRQLLTIRAAAEDGQTGKDVEDRIFSRDFLLERPLLAAITQATPPVLLIDEIDRADEEFEAYLLEILSDYQVSVPELGTITATSQPMVILTSNGTRDLSDALRRRCLYTYVDYPDRDTELAILKARCPEIEARLGAQVVGFVQKLREEELEKTPGIAEMLDFAAALMGLGISDLTDDPAVLQSTLTTLLKTQSDQAHITTEVAGRIAGRAA; this is encoded by the coding sequence ATGATCTGGACAGATTTACAAACCGCCCTCGCTGGCGAAGGCTATGTTGCCTCTGACGATTTGGCTGTTGCATTGCATCTGGCTTTGTCGCTTGGGCGTCCCTTGCTTCTTGAGGGGGCAGCAGGTGTCGGCAAGACAGAAGTCGCGCGCACTCTTGCCGCCGCCAAAGACACGCAGTTGATCCGCCTGCAGTGTTATGAAGGGTTGGATGCCGCACAGGCGATTTATGAATGGAACTATCAGCGTCAGCTTTTGACAATCCGCGCTGCCGCTGAAGATGGCCAGACCGGCAAAGACGTCGAAGATCGGATTTTCTCGCGCGACTTTCTACTGGAGCGCCCCTTGCTGGCGGCCATTACGCAAGCCACGCCGCCCGTTTTGTTGATAGACGAGATCGACCGCGCAGATGAGGAATTTGAAGCCTATCTGTTGGAAATCCTTTCCGATTATCAAGTGTCTGTGCCAGAGCTGGGGACCATCACCGCCACGTCACAGCCAATGGTCATCCTGACGTCAAATGGCACGCGAGACCTGTCTGATGCACTGCGCAGGCGCTGTCTTTACACCTATGTTGATTATCCGGATCGCGACACAGAGCTTGCGATCCTCAAAGCGCGCTGCCCCGAGATCGAAGCGCGGTTGGGTGCACAAGTCGTCGGCTTTGTACAAAAACTGCGCGAAGAAGAATTGGAAAAGACCCCCGGCATCGCGGAGATGCTCGATTTTGCAGCCGCTTTGATGGGCTTGGGGATTTCCGATTTGACGGATGATCCTGCGGTCCTGCAATCCACGCTGACGACGCTTTTGAAAACCCAAAGCGATCAAGCCCATATCACGACCGAAGTCGCAGGCCGTATCGCGGGGCGCGCAGCATGA
- a CDS encoding aerobic carbon-monoxide dehydrogenase large subunit: MKDEVTRDERVANLKGMGCSRKRVEDARFTQGKGNYVDDIKLDGMLFGDFVRSPYAHARIKSIDTAAALEVPGVLAVLTAADLEPLGLHWMPTLAGDKQMVLADGKVLFQGQEVACVVAEDRYAAADGIELVEVDYEELPVIVDPFEALTSDVVLREDTVDDTGKATDGAHGPRKHPNHIFTWEAGDKEPTQEVIDSAEIVAEESMYYHRTHPCPLETCGCVASMDKVNGKLTLWGTFQAPHAIRTIVSLISGIEEHNIRVISPDIGGGFGNKVGAYPGYVCSVVASIVTGKPVKWIEDRMDNLMTTAFARDYHMTGKISATKAGKITGLQCHVTADHGGFDACADPTKFPAGFMNICTGSYDIPTAYLEVDGVYTNKAPGGVSYRCSFRVTEAVYFIERMIEVLAIKLNMDAAELRRINFIKKEQFPYTAALGWEYDSGDYHTAWDKALKTVGYEGLRAEQAQRVEEFKAGKTRKLMGIGLSFFTEIVGAGPVKNCDILGLGMFDSCEIRIHPTGSAIARLGTISQGQGHATTFAQILASEIGLPADSITIEEGDTDTAPYGLGTYGSRSTPVAGAATAMAGRKIRAKAQMIAAYLLEVHDNDVEFDVDRFVVKGAPEQFKTMKEIAFAAYNQAIPGIEPGLEAVSYYDPPNMTYPFGAYVCVMDIDVDTGVPEIRRFYALDDCGTRINPMIIEGQVHGGLTEALAVALGQEIAYDDMGNCKTGTLMDFFLPTAWEVPNYETDFTVTPSPHHPIGAKGVGESPHVGGVPCFSNAVQDAFRPFGNTHTNMPHDHWRIWQTANKLGLHG; this comes from the coding sequence ATGAAAGATGAAGTCACACGCGACGAACGCGTTGCCAACCTCAAGGGCATGGGCTGCTCGCGCAAGCGGGTCGAAGATGCGCGGTTCACCCAAGGCAAAGGCAACTATGTCGATGACATCAAGCTGGACGGGATGCTTTTTGGCGATTTCGTACGTTCTCCCTACGCACATGCGCGGATCAAGAGTATCGACACCGCTGCTGCTCTGGAGGTGCCCGGCGTTTTAGCGGTACTGACAGCTGCCGATCTGGAACCGCTTGGTCTGCACTGGATGCCGACGCTTGCTGGTGACAAGCAAATGGTGCTGGCCGATGGCAAGGTGCTGTTTCAGGGCCAGGAAGTGGCTTGTGTGGTCGCCGAAGACCGTTATGCCGCCGCAGATGGCATCGAACTGGTCGAAGTCGATTACGAAGAGCTGCCCGTGATAGTGGACCCTTTTGAGGCGCTGACATCCGATGTTGTGTTGCGTGAAGACACTGTGGATGACACCGGGAAAGCTACTGATGGTGCTCACGGGCCGCGCAAACATCCCAACCACATCTTTACGTGGGAAGCGGGCGACAAAGAGCCCACGCAAGAGGTCATCGACAGCGCCGAGATCGTGGCCGAAGAATCCATGTATTACCACCGCACTCACCCCTGCCCGCTTGAGACATGCGGTTGCGTGGCCTCCATGGACAAGGTCAACGGCAAGCTAACGCTGTGGGGCACGTTTCAAGCCCCCCATGCGATCCGCACGATCGTATCGCTGATCTCCGGCATCGAGGAGCACAACATCCGCGTGATTTCACCTGACATTGGCGGCGGTTTTGGCAACAAAGTGGGTGCCTATCCGGGCTATGTGTGTTCCGTCGTGGCCTCCATTGTGACCGGTAAGCCGGTCAAGTGGATCGAAGACCGGATGGACAACCTGATGACCACCGCCTTTGCGCGGGACTATCACATGACCGGCAAAATTTCTGCGACGAAAGCGGGAAAAATCACCGGGCTTCAATGTCATGTGACGGCAGATCATGGCGGCTTTGATGCCTGCGCTGATCCCACCAAATTCCCCGCGGGTTTCATGAATATCTGCACGGGGTCTTATGATATCCCCACCGCCTATCTGGAGGTGGACGGAGTCTATACCAACAAAGCACCCGGCGGCGTCAGTTATCGCTGTTCCTTCCGCGTGACGGAGGCGGTGTATTTTATCGAACGCATGATCGAGGTTCTGGCGATCAAGTTGAACATGGACGCCGCTGAATTACGCCGCATCAACTTCATCAAGAAGGAACAATTCCCTTATACCGCCGCACTGGGTTGGGAATACGACAGCGGCGACTATCACACGGCATGGGACAAGGCCCTGAAGACCGTTGGCTATGAGGGCTTGCGCGCAGAACAAGCCCAAAGGGTCGAAGAGTTCAAGGCGGGAAAAACCCGCAAACTGATGGGCATCGGCCTCAGCTTTTTCACAGAAATTGTGGGGGCCGGCCCGGTGAAAAACTGCGACATCCTTGGTCTTGGAATGTTTGACAGCTGTGAAATCCGCATCCATCCGACGGGTTCGGCGATTGCGCGATTGGGCACGATTTCCCAAGGTCAGGGGCACGCAACGACATTTGCGCAAATCCTGGCCTCCGAAATTGGTCTGCCTGCCGACAGCATTACGATTGAGGAAGGCGACACCGATACAGCCCCCTATGGTCTTGGCACCTATGGGTCGCGTTCTACGCCTGTCGCCGGTGCGGCAACGGCCATGGCGGGGCGCAAAATCCGCGCCAAGGCACAGATGATTGCGGCCTATTTGCTTGAAGTCCACGACAATGACGTGGAATTCGATGTGGATCGGTTTGTCGTCAAAGGTGCGCCAGAGCAGTTCAAGACGATGAAGGAAATCGCCTTTGCCGCCTATAATCAGGCGATCCCGGGGATTGAACCGGGTCTGGAAGCGGTCAGTTATTATGATCCGCCCAACATGACCTACCCGTTTGGGGCCTATGTCTGTGTGATGGACATTGACGTGGATACCGGTGTGCCGGAAATACGCCGGTTCTATGCGCTGGATGACTGTGGGACTCGGATCAACCCGATGATCATTGAAGGTCAGGTACACGGTGGTCTGACCGAAGCCCTTGCCGTCGCCTTGGGTCAGGAAATTGCTTATGATGACATGGGCAACTGTAAAACCGGCACGCTGATGGACTTTTTCCTGCCCACAGCATGGGAAGTTCCAAACTACGAGACCGACTTCACCGTGACGCCAAGCCCGCATCACCCGATTGGTGCGAAGGGTGTCGGTGAAAGCCCGCATGTGGGCGGCGTCCCGTGTTTCTCCAATGCTGTGCAGGATGCGTTCCGCCCCTTTGGCAACACGCATACCAACATGCCGCATGATCATTGGCGGATTTGGCAGACCGCCAACAAGCTTGGCCTGCACGGCTAA
- a CDS encoding (2Fe-2S)-binding protein: MSKKKHITLNVNGKQEEFLAEPRELLIYTLRERLNITGPHIGCETSHCGACTVTIDGKSVKSCTMFSVQAEGSDITTIEGIGGPDNLHPLQEAFKEHHGLQCGYCTPGMITRATKLLEEIPNPTEEEIRFGMAGNICRCTGYQNIVKSIQAAATEMSAAKEAAE, from the coding sequence ATGTCAAAGAAGAAACACATCACGCTCAACGTGAATGGCAAGCAAGAAGAATTCCTCGCTGAGCCGCGCGAATTGCTGATTTACACATTGCGTGAGCGACTGAACATCACCGGTCCGCATATTGGCTGCGAAACATCCCATTGCGGTGCCTGCACGGTGACGATTGATGGCAAATCGGTCAAATCCTGCACCATGTTCTCGGTTCAGGCCGAAGGGTCCGACATCACCACCATTGAAGGTATTGGCGGGCCAGACAACCTGCACCCTTTGCAAGAGGCGTTCAAGGAACACCACGGCCTTCAGTGCGGCTATTGCACGCCGGGCATGATCACGCGGGCGACCAAACTGCTGGAGGAAATCCCGAACCCGACGGAGGAGGAAATCCGTTTTGGTATGGCGGGCAACATATGCCGCTGCACGGGGTATCAGAACATTGTGAAATCCATCCAAGCTGCCGCGACTGAGATGAGCGCCGCCAAGGAGGCCGCAGAATGA
- a CDS encoding xanthine dehydrogenase family protein subunit M — protein MIPAAFEYYRPQDMAGVLSLLDEHGDDARVMAGGHSLIPMMKLRMADVPHLIDLQDVDGLSDIEIDGDTIRIGAMVTQSDIIAHDGLTAAAPILREAALQIADPQVRYMGTVGGNIANGDPGNDMPGLMQCLDASFTLIGADGERDVKARDFYEAAYMTAREDDEVLTSVTIPLPKGGYAYEKQKRKIGDYATAAAAVQIVKEGGVCVAASIAMTNLSDTPVFSEAAGDALMGTAVDDAALKAAMAAMLGDIDPTEDNRGPVAFKNHVAGVILRRAIERAWSRA, from the coding sequence ATGATTCCAGCAGCATTTGAATATTACCGGCCACAGGACATGGCGGGTGTACTGTCCCTGCTCGACGAACACGGGGATGATGCACGGGTGATGGCAGGCGGGCACAGTCTGATCCCCATGATGAAACTGCGTATGGCAGACGTCCCGCATCTGATTGACCTGCAGGACGTCGACGGGTTGTCAGACATTGAGATCGACGGTGATACGATCCGGATCGGGGCGATGGTCACCCAGTCCGACATCATCGCGCATGACGGGCTGACGGCTGCGGCGCCGATCCTGCGCGAAGCCGCATTGCAAATCGCCGACCCTCAGGTGCGCTACATGGGCACTGTTGGTGGCAATATCGCCAATGGCGATCCGGGCAATGACATGCCGGGCTTGATGCAATGCCTTGATGCATCTTTCACCTTGATCGGTGCCGATGGCGAACGTGACGTCAAGGCGCGGGACTTCTATGAGGCCGCTTACATGACGGCGCGCGAAGACGACGAGGTGCTGACCTCAGTCACAATCCCCCTGCCCAAAGGTGGATATGCCTATGAAAAGCAAAAGCGCAAGATTGGCGATTACGCCACCGCTGCGGCAGCTGTGCAGATCGTCAAAGAGGGCGGTGTTTGCGTCGCAGCATCCATCGCGATGACAAATCTCAGCGATACGCCCGTTTTCTCAGAAGCTGCAGGGGACGCATTGATGGGCACAGCCGTCGATGATGCGGCGCTCAAAGCCGCGATGGCTGCCATGCTCGGGGACATTGATCCGACCGAAGATAACCGTGGTCCGGTCGCATTCAAAAATCACGTGGCTGGAGTCATCCTGCGCCGCGCCATCGAACGCGCCTGGTCGCGGGCATAA